In Rhea pennata isolate bPtePen1 chromosome 22, bPtePen1.pri, whole genome shotgun sequence, a single genomic region encodes these proteins:
- the PER3 gene encoding period circadian protein homolog 3 isoform X3, producing the protein MNLYKLQGSGTEHSVNWAAAAPAGTENEQKEAFNRADLGKQKDGHQEDAKTCCSICMGTNSSRKQFNGPRSSGTDFCSHEPNGRSAGSFRRQSKVNSEQLNWSQSHRDMMMMMIQEMKRCLPEEKRSSSKPSTISALNYALQCVQQVQANSEFFQAANDRRVFQTDVITYSIDELVAVASEHTPKNTDTFVAVFSLLSGRIVHISDQAASILNCKKKLLDSSRFVELLVPQDVSVFYTHTDQSHLPLWNTENQTASLYEYAQVKSFFCRIRPGKDQEQEMRCYPFRITPYLVHVCTSAHMDAESCCLALAEKIHSGYEAPRIPMEKRIFTTTHTPGCVFLEIDDRAVPLLGYLPQDLIGTSILMYLHPEDRHLMIAVHRKILKFAGQPPFEHSPIRFCTQNGDYVILDTSWSSFVNPWSRKVVFIIGRHKVRTSPLNEDVFAARSKEMRSVEKEIRELQGQIYKLLLQPVHSNVSSGYGSLGSNGSYEHYISIASSSDSNGNCAEEVQEPITLQQVCADVNRIKSLGQQLYIASRSKLQNGNEQATSSEMLGGKRHAASCFLQALRSDSTEEPGNTFYDDSKKTPHVPSYQQINCVDSIIRYLESCSIPALKRKCKSTNTSSSSSEDDKQAQQSQNVVKALEVNSQTPISANLEETLKEQTATGVMAAPLVDLTLTNKAPSVVSVTSQCSYSSTIVHVPHPESEVTTMEDATVGSEHVELPPVNAQSLIMIPEELKPVGLTKETLSAHTQKEEQNYVDKFRQKILLSPFRTYLQQGSRSNNGHSCGQGDSPSKQMSPASCKKGKHGKFKRQKPRRQSSDCHSSSKNRNSLPCEKRTVQKQSLSPSEVSCLSLSSTNAFPPTGFPVSSDPLACFPASSVREELSLHSLKPESMSSSQLRCEAQSFPAFSAPNIGTFMAVLFHSFPMYTQMPQSGFLPPLQYAYPSSSYPCTTLPPAPPPSTPSLVALNSVHQPFVASLAMSTEKQQEGLCDQALLHSSSQSSSPLQLNFLQEELPKPVELPVRTDAKAHVKAKCDNDPEASGNNDSLCPSSEFTYLLLHEDSQSGTGSAASGSGSAVSSSLGSASNEPSGCGTGSGKSIKYFASNGSSETSKEEKDQEAEDKGTSRKPKHESAWLMMEHTHEQVLMMYQMPNRNKEEVLKEDLEKLIVMQKQQPWFTEGQKKELAEVHSWIRTQTVPQQINTQGCVTCDIREVSHEAAKADDHMEDEGKSPPLLQC; encoded by the exons ATGAACCTGTACAAACTTCAAGGCAGCGGCACAGAACACAGTGTGAactgggcagcagctgctcctgccggcactgaaaatgaacaaaaggaGGCCTTTAACCGTGCTGATTTAGGGAAGCAGAAGGATGGACATCAGGAAGATGCAAAGACGTGTTGCAGTATATGTATGGGAACAAACTCAAGTAGGAAACAGTTTAACGGACCAAGATCCAGTGGAACTGATTTCTGCAGTCATGAGCCAAATGGCAGGTCAGCTGGAAGTTTCAGGAGGCAAAGCAAAGTTAACAG TGAACAGCTGAATTGGAGCCAGTCACACAGAGatatgatgatgatgatgatccaagaaatgaaaaggtgtttgcctgaagaaaaaaggagttcCAGCAAGCCCAGTACTATCAGTGCTCTCAACTATGCCTTGCAGTGTGTCCAACAGGTCCAAG CAAACAGTGAATTTTTCCAAGCTGCAAATGACCGAAGAGTGTTTCAGACAGATGTGATCACATACAGCATAGATGAGCTTGTGGCAGTTGCATCTGAACACACTCCAAAAAACACT GACACCTTTGTGGctgtattttccttgctttctggGCGAATAGTGCATATTTCTGATCAGGCAGCATCCATTctaaactgtaagaaaaaattGTTGGATTCGTCCCGGTTTGTAGAGCTGCTTGTCCCTCAGGATGTTAGTGTGTTCTACACACACACTGATCAGTCCCACTTGCCGCTTTGGAATACAGAAAATCAAACAG CTTCTCTGTATGAATATGCCCAGGTGAAATCCTTTTTCTGCAGGATCAG GCCTGGTAAAGATCAAGAACAAGAAATGCGTTGTTACCCCTTCCGAATCACCCCGTACTTGGTCCATGTGTGCACTTCTGCCCACATGGATGCAGAATCCTGCTGTTTAGCTTTGGCTGAGAAAATTCACTCTGGATATGAAG CTCCTCGAATTCCTATGGAAAAAAGAATCTTCACCACCACTCACACCCCAGGATGTGTTTTTCTTGAGATAGATGACAG AGCAGTGCCTCTTTTGGGTTACTTACCTCAAGATTTAATCGGAACATCCATACTGATGTATTTGCACCCAGAAGATCGTCATTTGATGATTGCTGTTCACCGGAAAA tccTGAAGTTTGCTGGTCAGCCCCCTTTTGAACATTCACCTATTAGATTTTGTACTCAAAATGGAGATTATGTCATACTGGATACCAGCTGGTCCAGTTTTGTGAATCCTTGGAGCAGAAAAGTAGTGTTCATCATTGGCCGACACAAAGTTCGAAC AAGCCCTTTGAACGAAGATGTTTTTGCTGCAAGAAGTAAAGAAATGAGGAGTGTTGAGAAAGAGATAAGAGAATTGCAAGGACAAATTTACAAGCTTCTCCTGCAG CCAGTTCATAGCAATGTTTCTAGTGGTTATGGAAGCCTCGGTAGCAATGGCTCTTATGAACACTATATCAGTATAGCATCTTCAAGTGACTCCAATGGGAACTGTGCAGAGGAGGTGCAAGAACCG ATAACATTGCAACAAGTATGTGCAGATGTCAACCGAATAAAGAGTCTGGGACAACAGTTGTATATTGCATCAAGAAGCAAGCTGCAGAATGGAAATGAACAGGCTACAAGTTCAGAAATGCTAGGAG gGAAAAGGCACGCTGCTTCCTGTTTTCTCCAGGCATTGAGAAGTGATAGCACTGAAGAACCAGGCAATACATTTTATGATGATTCAAAGAAGACTCCGCATGTTCCATCATATCAGCAGATCAATTGTGTTGATAGTATCATCAG ATATCTAGAGAGCTGCAGCATTCCagccttgaaaagaaaatgtaaatctacaaatacatcatcatcatcttcagaGGATGACAAGCAAGCACAGCAAAGCCAGAATGTAGTCAAGGCATTAGAAG TTAATTCCCAGACTCCAATATCTGCTAACCTGGAAGAGACTCTGAAAGAGCAAACTGCCACAGGCGTGATGGCAGCTCCTCTGGTGGACCTGACTCTGACCAACAAGGCTCCAAGTGTGGTATCTGTCACTAGCCAGTGCAGTTACAGCAGCACTATAGTGCATGTTCCACACCCTGAATCAG AAGTGACTACAATGGAGGATGCCACTGTTGGAAGTGAACACGTTGAGCTGCCTCCTGTGAATGCTCAAAGTCTTATTATGATTCCCGAGGAATTAAAGCCAGTTGGGCTAACAAAAGAGACGTTGTCAGCCCACACTCAGAAGGAGGAGCAGAACTACGTGGACAAGTTCCGCCAGAAGATCTTGCTCTCTCCATTTAGGACTTACCTCCAACAGGGGAGCAGAAGTAACAATGGACATTCCTGTGGTCAAG GAGATTCCCCTTCAAAGCAGATGAGCCCAGCTAGCTGCAAAAAAGGCAAACATGGAAAATTCAAGCGCCAGAAACCTCGGAGACAGTCCTCAGATTGCCATTCTTctagtaaaaatagaaatagtcTTCCATGTGAAAAGAGAACAGTTCAGAAACAGTCATTATCTCCCTCAGAAGTGTCTTGTCTGAGTCTCTCCAGTACAAATGCATTTCCTCCTACGGGATTTCCTGTCTCTTCTGATCCACTAGCCTGTTTTCCAGCCTCTTCTGTAAGAGAGGAGCTTTCCCTTCACTCATTAAAACCTGAGTCCATGTCATCGTCACAACTGCGCTGTGAAGCACAGTCATTTCCAGCATTTTCTGCCCCAAACATAGGCACCTTTATGGCTGTGCTTTTTCATAGTTTCCCCATGTATACTCAGATGCCTCAATCTggctttcttcctccccttcaATATGCTTATCCCTCCTCTTCGTATCCATGCACTACACTACCTCCGGCTCCCCCTCCCTCTACTCCATCACTGGTAGCACTGAACTCTGTGCATCAGCCCTTTGTAGCCTCCCTTGCCATGTccactgaaaaacagcaagaggGCCTCTGTGACCAGGCCCTGCTGCATAGTAGCTCACAGAGCAGCTCCCCACTTCAGCTGAATTTTCTTCAAGAAGAGCTGCCAAAACCTGTGGAGCTTCCTGTTAGAACCGATGCTAAAGCACATGTGAAGGCAAAATGT GACAATGATCCAGAAGCTAGTGGTAACAATGATAGCCTCTGTCCTTCTAGTGAATTCACTTACCTCTTACTGCATGAAGACTCCCAGTCGGGTACTGGTTCAGCAGCATCAGGCAGTGGATCAGCTGTGTCTAGTTCTTTAGGCTCTGCTTCCAATGAGCCTTCTGGTTGTGGCACAG GTAGTGGGAAAAGCATCAAGTACTTTGCCAGTAATGGTTCTTCTGAAACAtccaaagaggagaaagatcAGGAAGCAGAAGACAAAGGGACATCTCGTAAACCCAAACATGAATCAGCCTGGCTGATGATGGAGCACACACATGAGCAGGTTCTGATGATGTATCAGATGCCCAACAG aaataaagaGGAAGTTTTAAAGGAGGACCTGGAGAAGTTGATAGtcatgcaaaagcagcagccttgGTTTACTGAGGGGCAAAAGAAGGAGCTTGCAGAAGTGCACTCATGGATACGGACCCAGACTGTCCCACAGCAAATCAACACCCAG gGTTGTGTTACATGTGACATCAGGGAAGTGAGTCATGAAGCTGCAAAGGCTGATGACCATATGGAAGATGAGGGAAAATCACCTCCACTCTTGCAGTGCTGA
- the PER3 gene encoding period circadian protein homolog 3 isoform X1 — MNLYKLQGSGTEHSVNWAAAAPAGTENEQKEAFNRADLGKQKDGHQEDAKTCCSICMGTNSSRKQFNGPRSSGTDFCSHEPNGRSAGSFRRQSKVNSEQLNWSQSHRDMMMMMIQEMKRCLPEEKRSSSKPSTISALNYALQCVQQVQANSEFFQAANDRRVFQTDVITYSIDELVAVASEHTPKNTDTFVAVFSLLSGRIVHISDQAASILNCKKKLLDSSRFVELLVPQDVSVFYTHTDQSHLPLWNTENQTASLYEYAQVKSFFCRIRPGKDQEQEMRCYPFRITPYLVHVCTSAHMDAESCCLALAEKIHSGYEAPRIPMEKRIFTTTHTPGCVFLEIDDRAVPLLGYLPQDLIGTSILMYLHPEDRHLMIAVHRKILKFAGQPPFEHSPIRFCTQNGDYVILDTSWSSFVNPWSRKVVFIIGRHKVRTSPLNEDVFAARSKEMRSVEKEIRELQGQIYKLLLQPVHSNVSSGYGSLGSNGSYEHYISIASSSDSNGNCAEEVQEPITLQQVCADVNRIKSLGQQLYIASRSKLQNGNEQATSSEMLGGKRHAASCFLQALRSDSTEEPGNTFYDDSKKTPHVPSYQQINCVDSIIRYLESCSIPALKRKCKSTNTSSSSSEDDKQAQQSQNVVKALEVNSQTPISANLEETLKEQTATGVMAAPLVDLTLTNKAPSVVSVTSQCSYSSTIVHVPHPESEVTTMEDATVGSEHVELPPVNAQSLIMIPEELKPVGLTKETLSAHTQKEEQNYVDKFRQKILLSPFRTYLQQGSRSNNGHSCGQGDSPSKQMSPASCKKGKHGKFKRQKPRRQSSDCHSSSKNRNSLPCEKRTVQKQSLSPSEVSCLSLSSTNAFPPTGFPVSSDPLACFPASSVREELSLHSLKPESMSSSQLRCEAQSFPAFSAPNIGTFMAVLFHSFPMYTQMPQSGFLPPLQYAYPSSSYPCTTLPPAPPPSTPSLVALNSVHQPFVASLAMSTEKQQEGLCDQALLHSSSQSSSPLQLNFLQEELPKPVELPVRTDAKAHVKAKCDNDPEASGNNDSLCPSSEFTYLLLHEDSQSGTGSAASGSGSAVSSSLGSASNEPSGCGTAGSGKSIKYFASNGSSETSKEEKDQEAEDKGTSRKPKHESAWLMMEHTHEQVLMMYQMPNRNKEEVLKEDLEKLIVMQKQQPWFTEGQKKELAEVHSWIRTQTVPQQINTQGCVTCDIREVSHEAAKADDHMEDEGKSPPLLQC, encoded by the exons ATGAACCTGTACAAACTTCAAGGCAGCGGCACAGAACACAGTGTGAactgggcagcagctgctcctgccggcactgaaaatgaacaaaaggaGGCCTTTAACCGTGCTGATTTAGGGAAGCAGAAGGATGGACATCAGGAAGATGCAAAGACGTGTTGCAGTATATGTATGGGAACAAACTCAAGTAGGAAACAGTTTAACGGACCAAGATCCAGTGGAACTGATTTCTGCAGTCATGAGCCAAATGGCAGGTCAGCTGGAAGTTTCAGGAGGCAAAGCAAAGTTAACAG TGAACAGCTGAATTGGAGCCAGTCACACAGAGatatgatgatgatgatgatccaagaaatgaaaaggtgtttgcctgaagaaaaaaggagttcCAGCAAGCCCAGTACTATCAGTGCTCTCAACTATGCCTTGCAGTGTGTCCAACAGGTCCAAG CAAACAGTGAATTTTTCCAAGCTGCAAATGACCGAAGAGTGTTTCAGACAGATGTGATCACATACAGCATAGATGAGCTTGTGGCAGTTGCATCTGAACACACTCCAAAAAACACT GACACCTTTGTGGctgtattttccttgctttctggGCGAATAGTGCATATTTCTGATCAGGCAGCATCCATTctaaactgtaagaaaaaattGTTGGATTCGTCCCGGTTTGTAGAGCTGCTTGTCCCTCAGGATGTTAGTGTGTTCTACACACACACTGATCAGTCCCACTTGCCGCTTTGGAATACAGAAAATCAAACAG CTTCTCTGTATGAATATGCCCAGGTGAAATCCTTTTTCTGCAGGATCAG GCCTGGTAAAGATCAAGAACAAGAAATGCGTTGTTACCCCTTCCGAATCACCCCGTACTTGGTCCATGTGTGCACTTCTGCCCACATGGATGCAGAATCCTGCTGTTTAGCTTTGGCTGAGAAAATTCACTCTGGATATGAAG CTCCTCGAATTCCTATGGAAAAAAGAATCTTCACCACCACTCACACCCCAGGATGTGTTTTTCTTGAGATAGATGACAG AGCAGTGCCTCTTTTGGGTTACTTACCTCAAGATTTAATCGGAACATCCATACTGATGTATTTGCACCCAGAAGATCGTCATTTGATGATTGCTGTTCACCGGAAAA tccTGAAGTTTGCTGGTCAGCCCCCTTTTGAACATTCACCTATTAGATTTTGTACTCAAAATGGAGATTATGTCATACTGGATACCAGCTGGTCCAGTTTTGTGAATCCTTGGAGCAGAAAAGTAGTGTTCATCATTGGCCGACACAAAGTTCGAAC AAGCCCTTTGAACGAAGATGTTTTTGCTGCAAGAAGTAAAGAAATGAGGAGTGTTGAGAAAGAGATAAGAGAATTGCAAGGACAAATTTACAAGCTTCTCCTGCAG CCAGTTCATAGCAATGTTTCTAGTGGTTATGGAAGCCTCGGTAGCAATGGCTCTTATGAACACTATATCAGTATAGCATCTTCAAGTGACTCCAATGGGAACTGTGCAGAGGAGGTGCAAGAACCG ATAACATTGCAACAAGTATGTGCAGATGTCAACCGAATAAAGAGTCTGGGACAACAGTTGTATATTGCATCAAGAAGCAAGCTGCAGAATGGAAATGAACAGGCTACAAGTTCAGAAATGCTAGGAG gGAAAAGGCACGCTGCTTCCTGTTTTCTCCAGGCATTGAGAAGTGATAGCACTGAAGAACCAGGCAATACATTTTATGATGATTCAAAGAAGACTCCGCATGTTCCATCATATCAGCAGATCAATTGTGTTGATAGTATCATCAG ATATCTAGAGAGCTGCAGCATTCCagccttgaaaagaaaatgtaaatctacaaatacatcatcatcatcttcagaGGATGACAAGCAAGCACAGCAAAGCCAGAATGTAGTCAAGGCATTAGAAG TTAATTCCCAGACTCCAATATCTGCTAACCTGGAAGAGACTCTGAAAGAGCAAACTGCCACAGGCGTGATGGCAGCTCCTCTGGTGGACCTGACTCTGACCAACAAGGCTCCAAGTGTGGTATCTGTCACTAGCCAGTGCAGTTACAGCAGCACTATAGTGCATGTTCCACACCCTGAATCAG AAGTGACTACAATGGAGGATGCCACTGTTGGAAGTGAACACGTTGAGCTGCCTCCTGTGAATGCTCAAAGTCTTATTATGATTCCCGAGGAATTAAAGCCAGTTGGGCTAACAAAAGAGACGTTGTCAGCCCACACTCAGAAGGAGGAGCAGAACTACGTGGACAAGTTCCGCCAGAAGATCTTGCTCTCTCCATTTAGGACTTACCTCCAACAGGGGAGCAGAAGTAACAATGGACATTCCTGTGGTCAAG GAGATTCCCCTTCAAAGCAGATGAGCCCAGCTAGCTGCAAAAAAGGCAAACATGGAAAATTCAAGCGCCAGAAACCTCGGAGACAGTCCTCAGATTGCCATTCTTctagtaaaaatagaaatagtcTTCCATGTGAAAAGAGAACAGTTCAGAAACAGTCATTATCTCCCTCAGAAGTGTCTTGTCTGAGTCTCTCCAGTACAAATGCATTTCCTCCTACGGGATTTCCTGTCTCTTCTGATCCACTAGCCTGTTTTCCAGCCTCTTCTGTAAGAGAGGAGCTTTCCCTTCACTCATTAAAACCTGAGTCCATGTCATCGTCACAACTGCGCTGTGAAGCACAGTCATTTCCAGCATTTTCTGCCCCAAACATAGGCACCTTTATGGCTGTGCTTTTTCATAGTTTCCCCATGTATACTCAGATGCCTCAATCTggctttcttcctccccttcaATATGCTTATCCCTCCTCTTCGTATCCATGCACTACACTACCTCCGGCTCCCCCTCCCTCTACTCCATCACTGGTAGCACTGAACTCTGTGCATCAGCCCTTTGTAGCCTCCCTTGCCATGTccactgaaaaacagcaagaggGCCTCTGTGACCAGGCCCTGCTGCATAGTAGCTCACAGAGCAGCTCCCCACTTCAGCTGAATTTTCTTCAAGAAGAGCTGCCAAAACCTGTGGAGCTTCCTGTTAGAACCGATGCTAAAGCACATGTGAAGGCAAAATGT GACAATGATCCAGAAGCTAGTGGTAACAATGATAGCCTCTGTCCTTCTAGTGAATTCACTTACCTCTTACTGCATGAAGACTCCCAGTCGGGTACTGGTTCAGCAGCATCAGGCAGTGGATCAGCTGTGTCTAGTTCTTTAGGCTCTGCTTCCAATGAGCCTTCTGGTTGTGGCACAG CAGGTAGTGGGAAAAGCATCAAGTACTTTGCCAGTAATGGTTCTTCTGAAACAtccaaagaggagaaagatcAGGAAGCAGAAGACAAAGGGACATCTCGTAAACCCAAACATGAATCAGCCTGGCTGATGATGGAGCACACACATGAGCAGGTTCTGATGATGTATCAGATGCCCAACAG aaataaagaGGAAGTTTTAAAGGAGGACCTGGAGAAGTTGATAGtcatgcaaaagcagcagccttgGTTTACTGAGGGGCAAAAGAAGGAGCTTGCAGAAGTGCACTCATGGATACGGACCCAGACTGTCCCACAGCAAATCAACACCCAG gGTTGTGTTACATGTGACATCAGGGAAGTGAGTCATGAAGCTGCAAAGGCTGATGACCATATGGAAGATGAGGGAAAATCACCTCCACTCTTGCAGTGCTGA
- the PER3 gene encoding period circadian protein homolog 3 isoform X4, with amino-acid sequence MNLYKLQGSGTEHSVNWAAAAPAGTENEQKEAFNRADLGKQKDGHQEDAKTCCSICMGTNSSRKQFNGPRSSGTDFCSHEPNGRSAGSFRRQSKVNSEQLNWSQSHRDMMMMMIQEMKRCLPEEKRSSSKPSTISALNYALQCVQQVQANSEFFQAANDRRVFQTDVITYSIDELVAVASEHTPKNTDTFVAVFSLLSGRIVHISDQAASILNCKKKLLDSSRFVELLVPQDVSVFYTHTDQSHLPLWNTENQTASLYEYAQVKSFFCRIRPGKDQEQEMRCYPFRITPYLVHVCTSAHMDAESCCLALAEKIHSGYEAPRIPMEKRIFTTTHTPGCVFLEIDDRAVPLLGYLPQDLIGTSILMYLHPEDRHLMIAVHRKILKFAGQPPFEHSPIRFCTQNGDYVILDTSWSSFVNPWSRKVVFIIGRHKVRTSPLNEDVFAARSKEMRSVEKEIRELQGQIYKLLLQPVHSNVSSGYGSLGSNGSYEHYISIASSSDSNGNCAEEVQEPITLQQVCADVNRIKSLGQQLYIASRSKLQNGNEQATSSEMLGGKRHAASCFLQALRSDSTEEPGNTFYDDSKKTPHVPSYQQINCVDSIIRYLESCSIPALKRKCKSTNTSSSSSEDDKQAQQSQNVVKALEVNSQTPISANLEETLKEQTATGVMAAPLVDLTLTNKAPSVVSVTSQCSYSSTIVHVPHPESEVTTMEDATVGSEHVELPPVNAQSLIMIPEELKPVGLTKETLSAHTQKEEQNYVDKFRQKILLSPFRTYLQQGSRSNNGHSCGQGDSPSKQMSPASCKKGKHGKFKRQKPRRQSSDCHSSSKNRNSLPCEKRTVQKQSLSPSEVSCLSLSSTNAFPPTGFPVSSDPLACFPASSVREELSLHSLKPESMSSSQLRCEAQSFPAFSAPNIGTFMAVLFHSFPMYTQMPQSGFLPPLQYAYPSSSYPCTTLPPAPPPSTPSLVALNSVHQPFVASLAMSTEKQQEGLCDQALLHSSSQSSSPLQLNFLQEELPKPVELPVRTDAKAHVKAKCDNDPEASGNNDSLCPSSEFTYLLLHEDSQSGTGSAASGSGSAVSSSLGSASNEPSGCGTAGSGKSIKYFASNGSSETSKEEKDQEAEDKGTSRKPKHESAWLMMEHTHEQVLMMYQMPNRNKEEVLKEDLEKLIVMQKQQPWFTEGQKKELAEVHSWIRTQTVPQQINTQLNMFH; translated from the exons ATGAACCTGTACAAACTTCAAGGCAGCGGCACAGAACACAGTGTGAactgggcagcagctgctcctgccggcactgaaaatgaacaaaaggaGGCCTTTAACCGTGCTGATTTAGGGAAGCAGAAGGATGGACATCAGGAAGATGCAAAGACGTGTTGCAGTATATGTATGGGAACAAACTCAAGTAGGAAACAGTTTAACGGACCAAGATCCAGTGGAACTGATTTCTGCAGTCATGAGCCAAATGGCAGGTCAGCTGGAAGTTTCAGGAGGCAAAGCAAAGTTAACAG TGAACAGCTGAATTGGAGCCAGTCACACAGAGatatgatgatgatgatgatccaagaaatgaaaaggtgtttgcctgaagaaaaaaggagttcCAGCAAGCCCAGTACTATCAGTGCTCTCAACTATGCCTTGCAGTGTGTCCAACAGGTCCAAG CAAACAGTGAATTTTTCCAAGCTGCAAATGACCGAAGAGTGTTTCAGACAGATGTGATCACATACAGCATAGATGAGCTTGTGGCAGTTGCATCTGAACACACTCCAAAAAACACT GACACCTTTGTGGctgtattttccttgctttctggGCGAATAGTGCATATTTCTGATCAGGCAGCATCCATTctaaactgtaagaaaaaattGTTGGATTCGTCCCGGTTTGTAGAGCTGCTTGTCCCTCAGGATGTTAGTGTGTTCTACACACACACTGATCAGTCCCACTTGCCGCTTTGGAATACAGAAAATCAAACAG CTTCTCTGTATGAATATGCCCAGGTGAAATCCTTTTTCTGCAGGATCAG GCCTGGTAAAGATCAAGAACAAGAAATGCGTTGTTACCCCTTCCGAATCACCCCGTACTTGGTCCATGTGTGCACTTCTGCCCACATGGATGCAGAATCCTGCTGTTTAGCTTTGGCTGAGAAAATTCACTCTGGATATGAAG CTCCTCGAATTCCTATGGAAAAAAGAATCTTCACCACCACTCACACCCCAGGATGTGTTTTTCTTGAGATAGATGACAG AGCAGTGCCTCTTTTGGGTTACTTACCTCAAGATTTAATCGGAACATCCATACTGATGTATTTGCACCCAGAAGATCGTCATTTGATGATTGCTGTTCACCGGAAAA tccTGAAGTTTGCTGGTCAGCCCCCTTTTGAACATTCACCTATTAGATTTTGTACTCAAAATGGAGATTATGTCATACTGGATACCAGCTGGTCCAGTTTTGTGAATCCTTGGAGCAGAAAAGTAGTGTTCATCATTGGCCGACACAAAGTTCGAAC AAGCCCTTTGAACGAAGATGTTTTTGCTGCAAGAAGTAAAGAAATGAGGAGTGTTGAGAAAGAGATAAGAGAATTGCAAGGACAAATTTACAAGCTTCTCCTGCAG CCAGTTCATAGCAATGTTTCTAGTGGTTATGGAAGCCTCGGTAGCAATGGCTCTTATGAACACTATATCAGTATAGCATCTTCAAGTGACTCCAATGGGAACTGTGCAGAGGAGGTGCAAGAACCG ATAACATTGCAACAAGTATGTGCAGATGTCAACCGAATAAAGAGTCTGGGACAACAGTTGTATATTGCATCAAGAAGCAAGCTGCAGAATGGAAATGAACAGGCTACAAGTTCAGAAATGCTAGGAG gGAAAAGGCACGCTGCTTCCTGTTTTCTCCAGGCATTGAGAAGTGATAGCACTGAAGAACCAGGCAATACATTTTATGATGATTCAAAGAAGACTCCGCATGTTCCATCATATCAGCAGATCAATTGTGTTGATAGTATCATCAG ATATCTAGAGAGCTGCAGCATTCCagccttgaaaagaaaatgtaaatctacaaatacatcatcatcatcttcagaGGATGACAAGCAAGCACAGCAAAGCCAGAATGTAGTCAAGGCATTAGAAG TTAATTCCCAGACTCCAATATCTGCTAACCTGGAAGAGACTCTGAAAGAGCAAACTGCCACAGGCGTGATGGCAGCTCCTCTGGTGGACCTGACTCTGACCAACAAGGCTCCAAGTGTGGTATCTGTCACTAGCCAGTGCAGTTACAGCAGCACTATAGTGCATGTTCCACACCCTGAATCAG AAGTGACTACAATGGAGGATGCCACTGTTGGAAGTGAACACGTTGAGCTGCCTCCTGTGAATGCTCAAAGTCTTATTATGATTCCCGAGGAATTAAAGCCAGTTGGGCTAACAAAAGAGACGTTGTCAGCCCACACTCAGAAGGAGGAGCAGAACTACGTGGACAAGTTCCGCCAGAAGATCTTGCTCTCTCCATTTAGGACTTACCTCCAACAGGGGAGCAGAAGTAACAATGGACATTCCTGTGGTCAAG GAGATTCCCCTTCAAAGCAGATGAGCCCAGCTAGCTGCAAAAAAGGCAAACATGGAAAATTCAAGCGCCAGAAACCTCGGAGACAGTCCTCAGATTGCCATTCTTctagtaaaaatagaaatagtcTTCCATGTGAAAAGAGAACAGTTCAGAAACAGTCATTATCTCCCTCAGAAGTGTCTTGTCTGAGTCTCTCCAGTACAAATGCATTTCCTCCTACGGGATTTCCTGTCTCTTCTGATCCACTAGCCTGTTTTCCAGCCTCTTCTGTAAGAGAGGAGCTTTCCCTTCACTCATTAAAACCTGAGTCCATGTCATCGTCACAACTGCGCTGTGAAGCACAGTCATTTCCAGCATTTTCTGCCCCAAACATAGGCACCTTTATGGCTGTGCTTTTTCATAGTTTCCCCATGTATACTCAGATGCCTCAATCTggctttcttcctccccttcaATATGCTTATCCCTCCTCTTCGTATCCATGCACTACACTACCTCCGGCTCCCCCTCCCTCTACTCCATCACTGGTAGCACTGAACTCTGTGCATCAGCCCTTTGTAGCCTCCCTTGCCATGTccactgaaaaacagcaagaggGCCTCTGTGACCAGGCCCTGCTGCATAGTAGCTCACAGAGCAGCTCCCCACTTCAGCTGAATTTTCTTCAAGAAGAGCTGCCAAAACCTGTGGAGCTTCCTGTTAGAACCGATGCTAAAGCACATGTGAAGGCAAAATGT GACAATGATCCAGAAGCTAGTGGTAACAATGATAGCCTCTGTCCTTCTAGTGAATTCACTTACCTCTTACTGCATGAAGACTCCCAGTCGGGTACTGGTTCAGCAGCATCAGGCAGTGGATCAGCTGTGTCTAGTTCTTTAGGCTCTGCTTCCAATGAGCCTTCTGGTTGTGGCACAG CAGGTAGTGGGAAAAGCATCAAGTACTTTGCCAGTAATGGTTCTTCTGAAACAtccaaagaggagaaagatcAGGAAGCAGAAGACAAAGGGACATCTCGTAAACCCAAACATGAATCAGCCTGGCTGATGATGGAGCACACACATGAGCAGGTTCTGATGATGTATCAGATGCCCAACAG aaataaagaGGAAGTTTTAAAGGAGGACCTGGAGAAGTTGATAGtcatgcaaaagcagcagccttgGTTTACTGAGGGGCAAAAGAAGGAGCTTGCAGAAGTGCACTCATGGATACGGACCCAGACTGTCCCACAGCAAATCAACACCCAG CTAAATATGTTCCACTGA